The sequence AAATATGGCATTGATAGTTATATCAACATAGCTTTCCATTATATTCAGGCAGTGTGTATCTACAGcagaatcaatgccatatacatatTTCCCCaaacacattgggggtcatttaacaaattgctgtaaagtagaactggcttagttgcccataacaaccaatccaattgctcctttcattttccaaaggagctattcAAAATGAAAGGGGGGATGTAattggttcctatgggcaactaagccagttctactttacaccagtttgaaaaatgaccccctttatctTGTATTTATCTATACTAATATACATTAGACTTATAACACAAACTATATAGCCATATAACACTATATTTTTGTGCCTTTGCTACTGCTGAAATCTCAGAGATCCTGCAATACTACGCTTTCCAACCTCCATATACAGTATTTAACCGTTAATACATTGATAAATTCAATCAAACAACATAAGAGAAAAATCTGATCCAGTTGCTGGTTTAAAAATTTTTGAATATGCTTcgtgacacaacctctttaaggggaGTAATATATGCAGAGACACATATAAATGTTAGGAGGCAGTTGAATATACCTGTATATACCAGAAATCAATACAAATAGTAACTAGCTGTCTGGAAAGGACAACTGAATATTCTAATGTATTCCAACCCCTGTTTTTGAGAGTTGTCTGGATGTTAAAACACTGGTTGTAAAGTATTATTGATAGGAGAAGCTTTTTGTGTAAATGCGGTGTTTCATTTACATGGCCCCTTTCATTTACTGACAGCATTAACTaaccatgagaagaccacagcctAAAAGAAACATGGTCTTTGCAGTGACTCTCTGTTTTGGCTCTATAACCTCTTATTATATGTACTAATATTACACATGCCTAAGGATTGTCCTCAATGGACAGCCTCTTTACTGACAGAAAAGAAATACAAGAGATAAACACTATAGATTGCCAATTGTAATGGGCACCTACGGAACCTGCAATGTTCAAGAACGTAGATGTTCCCATAAAAAAGGTATAAAAGATTTCACTTAAATGAATGACCATACATCATTAAAAACTAAACTAGACAAACATATGCCCTCTATGCCCTTTGATGGCTTTTCCCTGAGACCGTGCTTCCTCCCATTCCATACAACACCATTGTAAAGATACTATATATACATCTTCAAAATCCCAAACTTTTTTccatttgatttttttaaaatctttttttgtaATATATACTTCTTTATGTTTATGCcatattttaaattttattttcttgGTTTCATATTTTATTAGCACACATTAAAATACTTGTTTATATTATGCAAGGAAATGTATTTTTCACTTACAttttaaatatgatttttatGAGTCATGTTTTGTTTAGGGGTTTTGATTAGAGCAGAGAACATTACAAAGATAATTGCAATCAGAGGAGGAAATGTCATGTTACATTTTCTTATTTTGACATTGTGAGAGGTAAAGGACATGCTCCTAGGATCGGTGACATTTCATATTCTGGTTATGTACTGCATCCGTAAAACAGTAATTGTATCAGCACAGAAGGTATACAAGAGAGGAACATACCACATTATGTAAAGCCATTTCTCACCTTGTCTAGGTCAGGAATTGCACTCATATTTGAGTTATCAGAAGATAAAGTGATATCTTTAACCATATTATTCATCTGAGGAACATCCAGAGGCCTTATAGCACTGGAATCTTGTTCCAGGGCTGGAGTTAAATTAGTTTGGTAACTCTGCACCTGGGATCCTGGAGGAACCATCCTGACCTCCATGTATTTTAAGGTCCCATCTGTGTTCAGGTACAAGGCTGGCTGATACTGATCTGTGTAGGGCTTGGATTGGCATCCACCAAGAAAACAGCAATTATTGCTGTAATCATAAGTGTCCTTCCTCAGGCATCTCACCAGTAATATCATGAATGTAACAAGTGAAACTAAGCTGATGGCTACTAGGGAAATTATTAAATACAGCGTCATATCTGATGGAGGTTTGGAATTTGTCAGTAAGTCACCAGATTTTGGTCTTTCCACTATAACCTCATCTACTATAGTGACAAGTACAGTCACTGTGGTGGATAATGGAGGATTCCCCTGATCACTGATGGAAATGACAAGTTGTTGCTCCACATTCTCGATATCCTGCAATCCTCtcacagttctcacctctccagtgTGTTTAGACACTTGAAACCATGAATAATTGGTGGGGTCAATAAGATTAAACACCAACCAGGCATTGTGACCAGAGTCCAGATCCACTGCAGACAGTTTTGTCACCAGATAGCCTGCACTTGTAGACTTTGGCATCCTCTCTTGGACAATGAGGTATTCAGAATGTTCTGGATAGAGCAGAGTGGGGGCATTGTCATTTGTATCCATAATAAAGATAAACACGAAAACAGTGGAAGataactgtggagatcctgagtcTTCTACATTTATGGTGATTTGTAAAACCTGGATCTGCTCATAGTCAAAGGAACGCTGAGCATATATATTCCCATCACTAGAATGAATGTAGACAAAGGAGGATACAGAGGAACCATCAATCTGATTCTCCACTAGGGAGTACACCAGATCAGAATTAACCCCCTCATCTAGGTCAGTAGCAGATACTGTACATAGAAGAGTCCCAGGGTCACTGTTCTCATTAATGAAAGCATTATAGGGGGATTGTGTGAAGACTGGAGCATTATCATTAATATCTGACACACTGAGGGAGATGCTTGTTTTACTGTATAGCGGAGGAGACCCTAAATCAGAGGCTGTCAGCTCTATAGTGTATTGGGAGGTTTCCTCTCGATCCAAATTTGCATCTGTGACTAATGCATAACCGTTCTGGTTGGATCCTATCTTAAAAGGCACATTTGGTGATATGTTCAGTCGAATTTCTCCATTCTTTCCAGAATCATCATCTTTTACATTTATTAACCCAACAACTGTTCCTATTGGAGCATTTTCTGGGATATTATTAGTCACTGTAGAAAACGTAATTTCAGGAGGATTATCATTGACATCTTCTACCTCCACATGAACTATGCAGTTTCCCATTAATTTGGGAGATCCTTTGTCCTCTGCCTTAACAGATAATTCATAAAAATGTACTGTTTCAAAATCAACTGTTCCATTAATGTAAATTTCCCCATTTTGCTTATTCAAAGCAAATGatcttttcacagatttaaatgtGTGGTCATCAAAAGAGAACTGAATCTTCCCATTTGCTCCATCATCCTGATCTGTGGCATTCAATGTTAATATGACAGTTTTCAATGGCAGATTTTCCCTGATACTGACTTTATAAACTGACTGATTAAAGACTGGAGGATTATCATTAATATCTAATACAACTACTGTTATCCTGCAGGTCCCTGACCTGGCTGGTTCTCCTCCATCAATTGCTGTGAGAACCAGTTTATGTTCTTGTTTTTCTTCTCTATCTAAAACCTTTTCTAGTATCAGCTGAGGGATAAGTGTTCCATCTTTATAAGTCTTTACAGTCAGTGAGAAATAAGGATTTGTATTCAATGTATACTGACTAATACCATTCACACCaacatctaaatcctctgcaatcTCTAATGCAAATTGAACACCAGGACCTGCAAATATTTCTGTGATCTCTATAATGCGATCATTAGATGAAAATATAGGAGAATTATCATTAATATCCAGAATCTCTATTTCCAGACTGTGCAGCTCCACAGGATTCTCA is a genomic window of Bufo bufo chromosome 1, aBufBuf1.1, whole genome shotgun sequence containing:
- the LOC121008727 gene encoding LOW QUALITY PROTEIN: protocadherin gamma-C5-like (The sequence of the model RefSeq protein was modified relative to this genomic sequence to represent the inferred CDS: deleted 2 bases in 1 codon), giving the protein MDIRGFYQCWKWQVVCSFLLCSWGWVSGQLRYSIVEESDPGTLVGNVAQDLGIKRAEISQRKIHLRSEKYQKYFSVNQANGGLAVKDRIDRENLCGSSPRCLLQLEVVAENPVELHSLEIEILDINDNSPIFSSNDRIIEITEIFAGPGVQFALEIAEDLDVGVNGISQYTLNTNPYFSLTVKTYKDGTLIPQLILEKVLDREEKQEHKLVLTAIDGGEPARSGTCRITVVVLDINDNPPVFNQSVYKVSIRENLPLKTVILTLNATDQDDGANGKIQFSFDDHTFKSVKRSFALNKQNGEIYINGTVDFETVHFYELSVKAEDKGSPKLMGNCIVHVEVEDVNDNPPEITFSTVTNNIPENAPIGTVVGLINVKDDDSGKNGEIRLNISPNVPFKIGSNQNGYALVTDANLDREETSQYTIELTASDLGSPPLYSKTSISLSVSDINDNAPVFTQSPYNAFINENSDPGTLLCTVSATDLDEGVNSDLVYSLVENQIDGSSVSSFVYIHSSDGNIYAQRSFDYEQIQVLQITINVEDSGSPQLSSTVFVFIFIMDTNDNAPTLLYPEHSEYLIVQERMPKSTSAGYLVTKLSAVDLDSGHNAWLVFNLIDPTNYSWFQVSKHTGEVRTVRGLQDIENVEQQLVISISDQGNPPLSTTVTVLVTIVDEVIVERPKSGDLLTNSKPPSDMTLYLIISLVAISLVSLVTFMILLVRCLRKDTYDYSNNCCFLGGCQSKPYTDQYQPALYLNTWDLKIHGGQDGSSRIPGAELPN